From one Drosophila subpulchrella strain 33 F10 #4 breed RU33 chromosome 3L, RU_Dsub_v1.1 Primary Assembly, whole genome shotgun sequence genomic stretch:
- the LOC119555323 gene encoding uncharacterized protein LOC119555323: MYKLVVFFALLAVVTARPGYLEAGPLLHSYAAPAIIHEPALAKVGAIIKTVPSAVSHQSISQVHSSAHIIQPIVAPVLKTYAAPIIKTYAAPALHTTLLSSPWAGHGWSGHGWAPSWYRSSEPPKVQFCRLPAGMVDDGRGSGVGSVHHWGSSGIGGVDNGSSSIGGVHHWSSSGIADHRSGLHHRGHDVLHHMRVAVHHRLALVAHGGGHTLDHGSHIGQDVLLDDGRRSWSGIDQRKSDMGLISARIVTDRKVKAKWLLYKKITAARQSAAVLARNSNRSLAVQSVNTDLTHLPKMFKLVVLSALLAVAVARPGHLLESSPLVYAAPAATTIVQENVLANVGSVVKSVPTSVSHQSQSVVHSHSHVVEDIVAPVVKSTPVVSYAAAAPVVHSSYAAAPVVHTSYAAPAPVVHASYAAPAPVVHTSYAAAAPVLATSYSHVAASSPLTYTATGVW, from the exons ATGTACAAGTTG GTGGTGTTCTTCGCTTTGCTTGCCGTGGTGACTGCCCGTCCGGGTTATTTGGAGGCTGGTCCCTTGCTCCATAGTTATGCCGCCCCAGCTATCATCCATGAACCGGCTCTGGCCAAGGTGGGCGCCATCATCAAGACCGTTCCCAGTGCCGTCTCCCATCAGAGTATCAGCCAGGTCCACAGCTCGGCCCACATCATCCAGCCGATTGTGGCCCCCGTTCTGAAGACCTATGCCGCCCCCATCATCAAAACCTATGCGGCTCCCGCCCTCCACACGACCCTCCTCTCGTCTCCGTGGGCCGGACATGGTTGGTCTGGTCATGGCTGGGCCCCATCCTGGT ATCGCTCGAGTGAGCCCCCAAAGGTCCAGTTCTGCCGATTACCAGCTGGAATGGTAGACGACGGGAGAGGCAGCGGCGTAGGAAGTGTGCACCACTGGGGCAGCAGCGGCATAGGAGGTGTGGACAACGGGAGCAGCAGCATAGGAGGTGTGCACCACTGGAGCAGCAGCGGCATAGCTGACCACCGGAGTGGACTTCACCACCGGGGCCACGATGTCCTCCACCACATGCGAGTGGCTGTGCACCACCGACTGGCTCTGGTGGCTCACGGAGGTGGGCACACTCTTGACCACGGATCCCACATTGGCCAAGACGTTCTCCTGGACGATGGTCGTCGCAGCTGGAGCGGCATAGACCAAAGGA AATCTGATATGGGTTTAATTTCGGCTCGAATTGTGACGGATCGCAAGGTCAAAGCCAAATGGCTGCTGTATAAAAAGATTACTGCAGCCCGGCAATCAGCAGCAGTTCTCGCAAGAAACTCAAACCGATCACTCGCAGTCCAATCAGTCAATACAGACCTAACCCATTTACCGAAAATGTTCAAGTTGGTGGTATTGTCTGCTCTGCTCGCCGTAGCCGTTGCCCGTCCCGGTCACCTGTTGGAGTCCTCCCCGCTGGTCTATGCCGCCCCAGCTGCCACGACCATCGTCCAGGAGAATGTCTTGGCCAATGTGGGATCCGTGGTCAAGAGTGTGCCCACCTCCGTGAGCCACCAGAGCCAGTCGGTGGTGCACAGCCACTCGCATGTGGTGGAGGACATCGTGGCCCCAGTGGTGAAGTCCACTCCGGTGGTCAGCTATGCTGCTGCCGCTCCAGTGGTCCACTCCTCCTATGCTGCTGCTCCTGTGGTGCACACCTCCTACGCTGCTCCTGCTCCAGTTGTCCACGCCAGCTATGCAGCTCCTGCTCCAGTCGTCCACACCTCCTATGCCGCTGCTGCTCCCGTTCTGGCCACATCCTACTCCCATGTGGCCGCCTCCTCGCCGCTGACCTACACCGCCACTGGTGTGTGGTAA
- the LOC119553988 gene encoding uncharacterized protein LOC119553988, with the protein MDVVFKVMIICLCGQYAFGYDQKAMGIAKRNSNFTAMSFSNWVFLSGTYDSATNQDQIVNLTTPVPISIPLTTKTRTNLSGSEDPPPKQDNVGNLTTSIPVSITSSNQTQTNSSLFVFHPTKI; encoded by the exons ATGGATGTCGTCTTCAAAGTG ATGATTATATGCCTTTGCGGTCAATATGCTTTTGGATACGATCAGAAGGCAATGGGAATTGCCAAAAGAAACTCTAACTTTACGGCGATGTCATTTTCCAATTGGGTCTTCTTGAGTGGAACCTATGACTCTGCAACAAATCAGGATCAAATTGTAAATCTGACAACCCCCGTTCCTATATCGATTCCATTGACAACCAAAACACGAACGAATTTGAGCGGAAGTGAGGACCCCCCACCAAAGCAGGACAATGTTGGAAATCTCACTACTTCCATACCTGTTTCAATTACTTCGTCAAACCAAACCCAAACGAATTcttctttatttgtatttcacCCAACTAAAATCTAG
- the LOC119555173 gene encoding uncharacterized protein LOC119555173 encodes MFKVVFLLCGLLAALIQARPSYLPSYEHVEYAPSVVGYESYDLPAAVSHQSSTVVHEKRPYWRPIVDHTPLLKAAYAPATSISYAPLGYAGSSAGWYEPGIWGGASYPSIYLK; translated from the exons ATGTTCAAAGTT GTATTCCTTTTGTGCGGACTGTTGGCTGCCCTGATCCAGGCTCGTCCTAGTTATCTGCCCAGCTATGAGCACGTGGAGTATGCCCCCAGTGTGGTGGGCTACGAGAGCTACGACCTGCCAGCCGCAGTTTCCCACCAGAGTTCCACGGTGGTGCACGAGAAGCGCCCCTACTGGCGCCCAATTGTGGACCACACTCCGCTCCTGAAGGCGGCCTATGCCCCGGCCACCTCCATCTCCTATGCTCCCCTGGGCTATGCGGGCAGCAGTGCGGGATGGTACGAGCCGGGAATCTGGGGAGGAGCCAGTTACCCCAGTATTTACCTAAAGTAG
- the LOC119553368 gene encoding cuticle protein 63: MFKLIALISALCAVANAGLISPYSHGYGLGYGHALAPAYAAPAVISHAPIIKSYAAPIVAHPVATSYANTYKVATKSYPVVHAAPLVHAAPLVHAVPALHSTSTYHGSYGGYGSYGLGYSGYGHGGYLH, encoded by the exons ATGTTCAAGCTG ATCGCCCTCATCTCTGCCCTGTGCGCCGTGGCCAATGCCGGTTTGATTTCGCCCTATAGCCATGGCTATGGATTGGGATACGGACACGCCCTGGCTCCGGCCTACGCCGCCCCTGCCGTGATCTCGCACGCCCCCATCATCAAGAGCTACGCCGCCCCGATTGTGGCCCATCCGGTGGCCACTTCGTATGCCAACACCTACAAGGTGGCCACCAAGTCCTACCCGGTGGTCCATGCCGCTCCCCTGGTCCATGCTGCTCCTCTGGTCCATGCCGTTCCCGCTCTGCACTCCACCTCCACCTACCATGGATCCTACGGCGGCTACGGCAGCTACGGTCTGGGATACTCCGGCTACGGACATGGTGGCTACCTGCACTAA
- the LOC119553984 gene encoding cuticle protein 16.5, with protein MFKLFVLAALLAVAAAKPGHLAAAPLVYSAPATTVVQEPVLAKVGAVVKSVPTAVSHQSLTQVHSTPVVEDVVAPVVRTTAVHSAPVVAAAPIVKTVAPVAYSAPLAYSAPVAYSSYSGPLSYSAPVAYSAPLSYAAPAPLLHHAPLTYAASAW; from the exons ATGTTCAAATTG TTCGTTCTTGCTGCTCTTCTGGCCGTGGCTGCCGCCAAGCCCGGTCACCTGGCCGCTGCTCCTCTGGTCTACAGTGCTCCTGCCACCACCGTCGTCCAGGAGCCCGTTCTGGCCAAGGTTGGAGCTGTGGTGAAGAGCGTGCCCACTGCCGTTTCCCACCAGAGCCTGACCCAGGTTCACAGCACCCCCGTGGTGGAGGATGTGGTTGCCCCCGTGGTCAGGACCACCGCTGTTCACTCCGCCCCCGTGGTGGCTGCCGCTCCCATTGTCAAGACCGTGGCTCCCGTCGCCTACTCTGCTCCCCTGGCCTACTCCGCCCCGGTGGCCTACTCCTCGTACTCCGGCCCCCTGAGCTACTCGGCGCCCGTGGCCTACTCCGCGCCCCTCTCCTACGCCGCCCCTGCGCCCCTGCTGCACCACGCCCCCCTGACCTATGCCGCCAGCGCCTGGTAA
- the LOC119553828 gene encoding cuticle protein 16.5, with protein sequence MYKFLVLAALVACSAAKPGVVAPLAAPLAAPLAYANAPLYAAGGSSQVDVRNNYDGTLSSYTTAPFEFAGPYSSRYVSGVPAAPAVVAKYAAAPLAAAAYSAPLAAAPLAAAPYATPYAAAAYSAYPYASPYAAPYLASPYAAPYAAPYAAPFAAAAPAPVVV encoded by the exons ATGTACAAGTTT TTGGTTCTCGCTGCCCTCGTTGCCTGCTCCGCGGCCAAACCAGGAGTTGTGGCCCCACTGGCTGCCCCCCTGGCTGCTCCTCTGGCCTACGCCAATGCTCCTCTGTACGCCGCCGGTGGCAGCAGCCAGGTGGACGTCCGCAACAACTACGACGGCACCCTGTCCTCCTACACCACCGCCCCCTTCGAGTTCGCCGGACCCTACTCCAGCCGCTATGTGTCCGGAGTTCCAGCTGCCCCCGCCGTGGTGGCCAAGTACGCTGCTGCTCCTCTGGCCGCCGCCGCCTACTCCGCTCCTCTAGCCGCCGCTCCTCTGGCCGCTGCTCCTTATGCCACGCCctacgccgccgccgcctACTCCGCCTACCCTTACGCCTCTCCCTATGCCGCCCCCTACCTGGCATCCCCCTACGCCGCCCCCTACGCCGCTCCCTACGCCGCTCCCTTCGCCGCTGCTGCCCCTGCTCCAGTGGTGGTCTAA
- the LOC119553986 gene encoding larval/pupal cuticle protein H1C-like yields the protein MFKLVVLSALLAVAVARPGHLYETPLVYAAPAATTIVQENVLANVGSVVKSVPTSVSHQSQSVVHSHSHVVEDIVAPVVKSTPVVSYAAAAPVVHTSYAAAPVVHTSYAAAAPVVHTSYAAASPVVYHSSW from the exons ATGTTCAAATTG GTGGTGTTGTCTGCTCTCCTCGCCGTAGCTGTCGCTCGTCCCGGTCATCTTTATGAGACTCCTTTGGTCTATGCCGCTCCAGCTGCGACGACCATCGTCCAGGAGAACGTCTTGGCCAATGTGGGATCCGTGGTCAAGAGTGTGCCCACCTCCGTGAGCCACCAGAGCCAGTCGGTGGTGCACAGCCACTCGCATGTGGTGGAGGACATCGTGGCCCCGGTGGTGAAGTCCACTCCGGTGGTCAGCTATGCCGCTGCTGCTCCAGTGGTGCACACCTCCTATGCTGCTGCTCCCGTTGTCCACACCTCCTATGCCGCTGCTGCCCCAGTGGTGCACACTTCCTACGCCGCTGCCTCTCCCGTCGTCTACCATTCCAGCTGGTAA
- the LOC119553991 gene encoding uncharacterized protein LOC119553991, which translates to MDFLMKAILFFLFLSYHCTSGYVAHHHEIVRRGVNLTEVDHGLGGALTMLFSPLANLAARANIEIPVISNFRSKDGSR; encoded by the exons ATGGATTTTCTAATGAAAGCG attttgtttttccttttcctATCTTACCACTGCACCAGCGGATATGTTGCCCATCATCACGAGATAGTCAGAAGGGGTGTAAATTTAACCGAGGTGGATCACGGATTGGGGGGAGCATTGACTATGCTCTTCAGCCCCCTTGCGAATTTAGCTGCCCGGGCCAATATTGAAATACCCGTGATATCAAACTTTCGCAGCAAAGATGGGAGCAGATGA
- the LOC119555326 gene encoding extensin-2 — protein sequence MASEVGWIKLIYYRERYLKILESAWICVLVCLGSPAWGSFHHGPSTVGVPVGVPVPVPVPVPSPYPVPSPVAVPAPVAVPVSDTVTIPAVYNAHQAFAYGTPEHYAPAPPPAIFKYASSYAAPQPVIKYSLGAPVTTTTTTYTGFAAPSTAHFAAAPPVQFAAPPPPQFLTRYAAPPTGYQFAAAPSFGRYKLHFGAPPPPSYHHSPAAVYGAPPATFNTQGW from the exons ATGGCTTCTGAAGTgggctggattaagctgattTACTATCGAGAGCGGTATCTTAAGATACTCGAA agTGCTTGGATATGTGTTCTGGTGTGTCTGGGCTCCCCGGCCTGGGGAAGTTTCCATCATGGTCCTTCGACGGTGGGTGTACCCGTGGGTGTTCCTGTGCCAGTGCCAGTTCCGGTGCCCTCTCCATATCCGGTTCCATCGCCAGTGGCTGTCCCCGCTCCAGTGGCAGTTCCCGTTTCCGATACTGTGACAATTCCAGCGGTTTATAACGCCCATCAGGCATTTGCCTATGGAACTCCAGAGCATTatgctcctgctcctcctccggCGATCTTTAAATATGCATCATCATATGCTGCCCCTCAGCCAGTCATCAAATACTCCCTGGGAGCTCCAGTGACCACTACCACCACCACATATACTGGATTTGCTGCACCATCGACTGCTCATTTTGCCGCAGCACCACCAGTTCAGTTTGCAGCACCACCTCCACCGCAATTCCTAACGAGATATGCTGCCCCGCCCACTGGTTACCAGTTTGCAGCCGCCCCCTCCTTCGGAAGATACAAACTCCACTTTggagcaccaccaccaccatcatATCATCATTCTCCAGCTGCTGTTTATGGAGCTCCCCCAGCAACGTTTAACACTCAGGGCTGGTAG
- the LOC119553827 gene encoding uncharacterized protein LOC119553827 — MASHLTCVWIVLLQLLSLALGDVSHLDYSITPSSQLGYYHYPAPNRPALQRTQRTQYQPIQTQEYPQLARQFAEPALEQAAFTQALTSQGYVFGAPSSQLQVAPSAPQPQQVARPSVPLGSGTITGRSIASNADANSLNLKLPVPFGIAPLNVAQLPLQAGAPYASVPRTTGLTSYGTPQIQRR; from the exons ATGGCGTCCCAT TTGACCTGTGTGTGGATTGTACTGCTGCAGCTTTTGAGCCTTGCTCTGGGAGATGTCTCCCATTTGGATTACTCTATTACACCCAGTTCCCAGCTGGGCTACTATCACTATCCCGCCCCCAACCGACCAGCATTGCAACGGACGCAGAGAACCCAGTACCAACCAATCCAGACGCAGGAGTATCCCCAACTGGCCCGTCAGTTTGCCGAACCCGCCTTGGAGCAGGCTGCTTTCACCCAGGCTTTGACCAGTCAGGGTTACGTATTTGGAGCACCTTCGTCCCAGCTGCAGGTCGCTCCCTCGGCTCCACAACCCCAGCAGGTGGCCAGGCCTTCAGTTCCTTTGGGTTCTGGAACCATAACGGGTCGCTCCATAGCCTCAAATGCGGATGCCAACTCCCTGAATCTCAAGCTGCCTGTGCCCTTTGGCATTGCTCCCCTGAATGTGGCCCAACTGCCACTCCAGGCTGGAGCCCCCTATGCCAGTGTGCCCCGGACAACAGGCCTCACCTCCTATGGAACACCGCAGATCCAGAGGCGCTAG